Proteins co-encoded in one Flavobacterium fluviale genomic window:
- the coaD gene encoding pantetheine-phosphate adenylyltransferase: MRKAIFPGSFDPITLGHEDIIKRGIPLFDEIVIAIGVNAEKKYMFSLEERKRFIEETFKDEPKISVITYEGLTIDLAKKLKANFILRGLRNPADFEFEKAIAHTNRKLSKIETVFLLTAASTSFISSSIVRDVLRHGGEYEMLVPDAVRVKK, translated from the coding sequence ATGCGAAAAGCCATATTCCCAGGATCATTTGACCCTATTACACTTGGACACGAAGACATTATCAAAAGAGGAATTCCTTTATTTGATGAAATTGTAATTGCAATTGGTGTTAATGCCGAAAAAAAATACATGTTTTCATTAGAAGAAAGAAAGCGCTTTATTGAAGAAACTTTTAAAGACGAGCCAAAAATTTCAGTAATCACCTATGAAGGATTAACAATTGATCTGGCGAAAAAACTAAAAGCCAATTTCATTTTAAGAGGTCTTCGCAACCCAGCCGATTTCGAATTTGAAAAAGCTATCGCGCATACGAATAGAAAACTTTCTAAAATAGAAACTGTATTTTTATTGACTGCTGCAAGTACTTCATTTATTAGCTCGAGTATTGTTCGTGACGTATTACGTCATGGAGGTGAGTATGAAATGCTAGTTCCTGATGCGGTGAGGGTTAAGAAATAA
- a CDS encoding M14 family metallopeptidase, with translation MKFFTIILSLFTITLFAQNNKKYDTFFEKGNGNQSATYPETIAYFKMLAADFPTIQMKEMGLTDSGEPLHMITFNADKEFDFDKIQKTKAVLFVNNGIHAGEPDGIDATMQFYRDLAIGKLKAPKNTVLVTIPIYNIGGALNRNSTTRANQDGPEIYGFRGNARNYDLNRDMMKSDTRNTKSFVEIFQKINADVFIDNHVSNGSDYQYKLTYIMTQHNKLGTVLGDFMNNEMMPALVKDLQKKKIETTPYVDSFKDTPDKGFGQFVDSPRYTTGYTSLFNTIGFVVETHMLKKYAERVKMTYEYMKSTLDFTDANYQKIKDLRAKNLEQYQPKKSYTLKWELDSTKATTFSFLGYEAGYKKSDATTGNRLYYDRSKPYKKDVPYIKEFKSVKDVVIPSAYIIPRGYWNIIDLLKNNNISFKQIKNDTIIEVESYRIADFKTVPSAYEGHYLHRSTTVTSKMVKMAFAKGDYIVPTTQKGVKYLLEAFEPEGVDSFFNWNFFDPILQQKEHYSEYIFEDTAANLLKENPALKAELEAKKQNDREFAKSAEAQLDWIYKHSVYYEKAHMQYPVYRVL, from the coding sequence ATGAAATTTTTCACCATTATCCTTTCACTCTTCACCATCACCCTTTTCGCTCAAAACAATAAAAAATACGATACGTTTTTTGAGAAAGGAAACGGAAATCAATCGGCAACTTATCCAGAAACTATCGCTTACTTTAAAATGCTTGCTGCCGATTTTCCAACGATTCAAATGAAAGAAATGGGATTGACAGATTCTGGAGAACCTCTGCATATGATTACTTTCAATGCTGACAAGGAATTTGATTTTGATAAAATACAGAAAACCAAAGCCGTTTTATTTGTCAACAACGGAATCCACGCTGGAGAACCTGACGGAATCGATGCAACCATGCAATTCTACAGAGATTTGGCAATTGGCAAACTGAAAGCGCCTAAAAATACTGTTTTAGTGACCATTCCGATTTATAATATTGGTGGTGCTTTAAACCGAAATTCGACAACTCGAGCCAATCAAGACGGACCAGAAATTTATGGTTTCAGAGGAAATGCAAGAAACTACGATTTGAATCGTGACATGATGAAATCTGACACAAGAAACACTAAGAGTTTTGTCGAGATTTTTCAAAAGATAAATGCCGATGTTTTCATTGACAATCACGTAAGTAACGGCTCTGATTATCAATACAAACTGACTTATATTATGACACAGCATAATAAACTCGGAACTGTTTTGGGCGATTTTATGAATAACGAAATGATGCCGGCTTTGGTTAAAGATCTTCAGAAAAAGAAAATCGAAACTACGCCTTATGTCGATTCGTTTAAAGATACTCCAGACAAAGGTTTTGGGCAGTTTGTAGATAGTCCGCGATACACAACGGGTTACACTTCCCTATTTAATACGATTGGTTTTGTAGTTGAAACACACATGCTGAAAAAATATGCCGAACGTGTTAAAATGACCTACGAGTACATGAAATCGACTTTGGATTTTACCGATGCGAATTATCAAAAGATAAAAGATTTAAGAGCAAAGAATTTAGAACAATATCAGCCTAAAAAATCCTATACTTTAAAATGGGAATTGGACAGTACAAAAGCGACCACATTTTCTTTTTTAGGTTATGAAGCGGGTTACAAAAAAAGCGACGCTACAACCGGAAATCGTTTGTATTATGACAGAAGCAAACCATACAAAAAAGATGTTCCGTATATCAAAGAATTCAAATCGGTAAAAGATGTTGTTATCCCGTCTGCTTATATCATTCCGCGTGGTTATTGGAATATTATTGACCTTTTGAAAAACAATAATATTTCGTTTAAACAAATTAAAAACGATACAATTATAGAAGTTGAAAGCTACAGAATTGCCGATTTTAAAACCGTTCCGTCTGCTTACGAAGGGCATTATTTACACAGAAGCACGACCGTAACTTCTAAAATGGTTAAAATGGCTTTCGCCAAAGGAGATTACATCGTTCCAACAACTCAAAAAGGTGTAAAATATCTTCTAGAAGCTTTTGAACCAGAAGGTGTTGATTCGTTTTTTAACTGGAATTTCTTCGATCCTATTTTACAGCAAAAAGAACATTATTCTGAATATATTTTTGAAGATACTGCGGCAAATCTCTTAAAAGAAAACCCAGCTCTAAAAGCAGAATTAGAAGCTAAAAAACAAAACGACCGCGAATTTGCTAAAAGTGCAGAAGCGCAGTTAGATTGGATTTACAAGCATTCTGTTTATTATGAAAAGGCGCATATGCAGTATCCTGTTTATCGGGTTTTGTAG
- a CDS encoding ATP-binding cassette domain-containing protein: protein MQHWDILLSNQVNKKAFIDNILNGEANGELAVFNNQKGILFSDIAIEKFIEKEFQYDSVEASKTSNRQLRTFSSGERKKEFLRYCIEQKPDFIIFDNPFDHLDQPSRVILADSLKDLTTEIAIIQILNRTVDVLDFVPNKALIKDNTFELHPFVKTENHFKTLNTAAIPKAIEPHDFHESVLIKLEDVSVSYEERKILNNISWTIKQGEFWQLIGPNGSGKSTILSLITGDNPKGFGQNLFLFGRKKGTGESVWDIKKQIGIFATSMTDLFQKSHTLEQMILSGFFDQIGLYTEPTTHQKQIVTQWLEVIEMGHLRKKRFIDLSVGQQRVALIVRAVLKHPPLLILDEPVEGLDDENVDLVIQLINTIKQEINVSIIYVSHRIEQGLAPTSVFELLPSETGSIGKIKYHSELN, encoded by the coding sequence ATGCAGCATTGGGATATACTTTTATCAAATCAGGTCAATAAAAAAGCATTTATAGACAATATCTTAAACGGTGAAGCAAACGGAGAATTAGCGGTTTTTAACAACCAAAAAGGAATTCTGTTTTCTGATATTGCAATCGAAAAATTCATCGAAAAAGAGTTTCAATATGACAGCGTTGAAGCTTCCAAAACATCAAATAGACAATTAAGAACTTTTTCATCCGGCGAACGCAAAAAAGAGTTTTTACGTTATTGCATTGAACAAAAACCCGATTTCATCATTTTTGATAATCCGTTTGATCACTTGGATCAGCCTTCAAGAGTAATTCTCGCTGATTCATTAAAAGATCTTACAACCGAAATCGCTATCATTCAGATTTTAAACCGTACTGTTGACGTTTTAGATTTTGTTCCGAATAAGGCTTTAATCAAAGACAATACTTTCGAATTACATCCCTTCGTTAAAACCGAAAACCACTTTAAAACCTTAAATACAGCTGCAATTCCAAAAGCTATAGAACCGCATGATTTTCACGAAAGTGTGCTGATTAAATTAGAAGATGTTTCTGTAAGTTACGAAGAACGCAAAATTTTAAACAACATTTCTTGGACCATAAAACAAGGTGAATTTTGGCAGCTTATTGGCCCAAACGGCTCTGGAAAAAGCACTATTTTATCCTTAATTACAGGCGATAATCCAAAGGGTTTTGGCCAGAATTTATTTTTATTTGGCAGAAAAAAAGGAACTGGGGAAAGTGTTTGGGATATTAAAAAACAAATAGGAATCTTCGCTACTTCGATGACCGACTTATTTCAAAAAAGCCATACACTTGAACAGATGATTTTATCTGGATTCTTTGACCAGATAGGACTTTATACGGAACCAACAACACATCAAAAACAAATTGTAACGCAATGGCTTGAAGTGATAGAAATGGGACATCTGCGTAAAAAACGTTTTATCGATCTTTCTGTTGGACAGCAGCGCGTGGCTTTAATTGTTCGTGCAGTTTTAAAACATCCGCCTTTATTAATTTTAGACGAACCGGTAGAAGGTTTAGACGACGAAAATGTAGATTTGGTAATTCAATTAATCAACACTATTAAACAGGAAATTAATGTAAGTATCATTTACGTTTCACACCGAATTGAACAAGGCCTTGCTCCTACTTCGGTCTTCGAACTTTTACCATCTGAAACAGGGTCAATCGGAAAAATAAAATACCACTCAGAATTAAATTAA
- a CDS encoding RluA family pseudouridine synthase, protein MNNNIEENLDLEDELFEHYRFEVPKGQAFLRIDKYLMNLIQNATRNKIQNAAAEGNIFVNDIPVKSNYKVKPFDVITVMLSHPPFENHILPEDIPLNIVYEDDALLLINKEPGMVVHPGHGNYTGTLVNALAHHFDNLPMNSSERPGLVHRIDKDTSGLLVVAKTEAAMTHLAKQFEAKTTEREYIALVWGNVTAESGTIEGNLARHLKDRMQMAVFDDPEIGKPAITHYKVLERFGYVTLISCKLETGRTHQIRAHMKHIGHPLFNDERYGGHLILKGTTFTKYKQFIENCFKALPRQALHAKTLGFVHPNTGELMRFDTELPQDFQDCIEKWRVYVKSHNVEDEDA, encoded by the coding sequence ATGAACAATAATATTGAAGAAAATTTAGATCTGGAAGACGAATTATTCGAGCATTACAGATTTGAAGTGCCTAAAGGTCAGGCGTTTTTGCGTATTGACAAATATTTAATGAATTTGATTCAGAATGCTACGCGCAACAAGATTCAGAACGCAGCAGCTGAAGGAAACATTTTTGTAAATGATATTCCAGTAAAATCAAATTATAAAGTAAAACCTTTTGATGTGATTACGGTTATGTTATCGCATCCGCCGTTTGAAAATCATATTCTTCCGGAAGATATTCCGCTGAATATTGTTTACGAAGACGATGCTCTTTTATTAATTAATAAAGAGCCGGGAATGGTTGTACACCCAGGTCACGGAAATTATACAGGAACGTTAGTAAATGCTTTGGCACATCATTTTGATAATCTGCCAATGAATAGCAGCGAACGTCCTGGTTTGGTGCACCGTATTGATAAAGATACTTCTGGACTTTTGGTTGTTGCCAAAACAGAAGCTGCTATGACGCACTTAGCGAAGCAGTTTGAAGCGAAAACTACTGAACGTGAATATATTGCCCTTGTATGGGGAAATGTTACAGCAGAAAGCGGTACCATTGAAGGAAATCTCGCAAGACATTTAAAAGACCGCATGCAAATGGCTGTTTTTGATGATCCTGAAATTGGAAAACCTGCGATTACGCATTATAAAGTTTTGGAGCGTTTTGGTTACGTAACTTTGATTTCTTGTAAACTGGAAACAGGAAGAACGCATCAGATTCGTGCACACATGAAACACATCGGACATCCGCTGTTTAATGATGAGCGTTATGGCGGACATTTGATTCTAAAAGGAACAACCTTTACAAAATACAAACAGTTTATCGAGAATTGTTTTAAAGCTTTACCGCGTCAGGCACTGCATGCCAAAACACTTGGTTTTGTTCATCCTAATACTGGTGAATTAATGCGTTTTGATACAGAATTGCCACAGGATTTTCAGGATTGTATCGAGAAATGGCGCGTTTATGTGAAGTCGCATAATGTTGAGGATGAAGATGCTTAA
- a CDS encoding D-alanine--D-alanine ligase, translated as MKNIAIIMGGYSSEYKISLISGNVVYQYLDKTKYNGFRVHIFKEKWVYVDQNDAEFPIDRNDFSVTVNGEKITFDCVFNAIHGTPGEDGLMQAYFELIGLPQSSCDYYQSALTFNKRDLLSVLKPYGIKTAVSYYLNKGDEINTAEIVKKVGLPCFVKPNKAGSSFGISKVKTEAELPIAIEVAYKEDNEIIIESFLDGTEVSVGVINYKGEIKVLPITEIVSDNDFFDYEAKYEGKSQEITPARISDELTQKVGETAKRAYEVLKMKGFSRSEFIIVDNEPYMLEMNTIPGLTTESLIPQQAKAAGISLEDLFTNAIELALK; from the coding sequence ATGAAAAACATTGCCATCATCATGGGCGGATATTCAAGCGAATACAAAATTTCGCTGATCAGCGGAAACGTTGTATACCAATATCTTGATAAAACAAAATACAACGGATTTCGAGTTCACATTTTCAAAGAAAAATGGGTTTATGTAGACCAAAATGATGCCGAATTTCCAATCGATAGAAATGATTTTTCAGTTACAGTAAACGGAGAAAAAATCACTTTTGATTGTGTTTTTAACGCAATTCACGGAACTCCGGGCGAAGACGGATTAATGCAGGCTTATTTCGAATTAATTGGATTACCGCAATCTTCCTGCGATTATTATCAATCTGCATTGACTTTTAATAAAAGAGATTTATTATCGGTTTTAAAACCATACGGAATCAAAACCGCTGTCTCTTATTATTTGAACAAAGGTGACGAAATCAATACAGCTGAAATCGTTAAAAAAGTGGGACTTCCATGTTTCGTTAAGCCAAACAAAGCGGGTTCAAGTTTCGGAATCTCAAAAGTAAAAACCGAAGCGGAACTGCCAATTGCAATTGAAGTCGCGTATAAAGAAGACAACGAAATCATCATAGAAAGTTTCCTGGATGGAACTGAAGTTTCTGTTGGTGTAATTAATTATAAAGGTGAAATTAAAGTTTTACCAATAACTGAAATCGTTTCAGACAATGATTTCTTTGATTACGAAGCTAAATACGAAGGAAAATCGCAAGAAATAACACCTGCGAGAATCTCAGACGAATTAACCCAAAAGGTAGGTGAAACAGCAAAACGTGCGTACGAAGTATTAAAAATGAAAGGTTTCTCTAGAAGCGAATTCATTATCGTAGACAACGAACCTTATATGCTGGAAATGAACACTATTCCAGGTTTAACAACAGAGAGTTTGATTCCGCAGCAAGCAAAAGCAGCCGGAATTTCCCTAGAAGATTTATTCACAAATGCGATAGAATTAGCTTTAAAATAG
- a CDS encoding PhnA domain-containing protein, with the protein MSIERELSKRSGSKCELCGNEENLKVYQVLPTQKGGIDEAILACNTCIDQIENPDNVDLNHWRCLNDSMWNENTAVQVVAWRMLSRLRAAGWPQELLDMMYLDEDTLAWAQATGEGEDDENKLVHRDSNGVVLQHGDSVVLIKDLKVKGSSMVAKQGTAVRNIRLDHENAEYIEGKVDGQQIVIITQYVKKI; encoded by the coding sequence ATGAGCATCGAAAGAGAATTAAGCAAACGAAGCGGATCTAAATGTGAACTTTGCGGAAACGAAGAAAATCTAAAAGTTTATCAAGTACTGCCAACTCAAAAAGGCGGCATTGATGAAGCTATATTAGCCTGCAATACTTGCATTGACCAAATTGAAAATCCAGATAACGTAGATTTAAATCACTGGAGATGCCTTAACGACAGCATGTGGAATGAGAATACTGCAGTGCAGGTTGTAGCTTGGAGAATGTTAAGCCGTTTGCGCGCTGCAGGATGGCCTCAGGAATTACTAGACATGATGTATTTAGACGAAGATACTCTGGCATGGGCACAAGCAACTGGAGAAGGCGAAGATGACGAAAATAAATTAGTTCACCGTGACAGCAACGGCGTAGTACTACAACACGGAGATTCTGTTGTTTTAATAAAAGACCTTAAAGTAAAAGGTTCTAGTATGGTTGCCAAACAAGGAACTGCTGTGAGAAATATTCGTTTAGACCACGAAAACGCTGAATATATTGAAGGAAAAGTAGATGGACAGCAGATTGTGATTATAACGCAGTATGTAAAGAAAATTTAA
- a CDS encoding sulfurtransferase, whose amino-acid sequence MSHSISPLITAEELIQLNPSEIILIDARTGADAFEIYQKEHLKGARFVDLNRDLAAVTENPANGGRHPLPTVEEFTETLSAIGISSSDHVIVYDDKNSSNFAARFWWMMRAVGHEKIQVLNGGFQSAIQSGFPTSSGIEIFDKTTYPVQEWKLPLAEIDEVEKARKNDQNIVIDVRDKNRFDGLIEPLDLIAGHIPGAVNVPLTENLDENGFFKSPEELAQKYKAIIGDKETENTIVHCGSGVTACHTLLAMDYAGLPIPKLYVGSWSEWSRNDREMTLKENK is encoded by the coding sequence ATGTCTCATTCCATTTCTCCGTTAATTACAGCAGAAGAATTAATTCAATTAAACCCTTCAGAAATCATTTTAATTGATGCGCGAACTGGCGCAGACGCTTTTGAAATCTATCAAAAAGAACATTTAAAAGGAGCGCGATTTGTAGACTTAAATCGAGATTTAGCAGCCGTGACTGAAAATCCAGCAAACGGCGGACGACATCCTCTGCCAACCGTGGAAGAATTTACTGAAACGCTTTCTGCTATCGGAATTTCATCTTCAGACCATGTTATAGTTTATGATGATAAAAATAGTTCTAATTTCGCAGCCCGATTTTGGTGGATGATGCGTGCTGTCGGACATGAAAAAATTCAGGTTTTAAATGGCGGTTTTCAGTCTGCAATTCAATCTGGTTTTCCAACCAGTTCTGGAATTGAGATTTTTGATAAAACAACTTATCCTGTTCAAGAATGGAAATTACCATTGGCAGAGATAGATGAAGTTGAAAAAGCCCGTAAAAACGATCAAAATATAGTAATTGATGTTCGAGACAAAAACAGATTTGACGGACTCATAGAACCTTTAGATCTAATTGCAGGACATATTCCTGGAGCTGTAAATGTACCGCTGACTGAAAATTTAGACGAAAACGGTTTTTTCAAATCTCCTGAAGAATTAGCTCAAAAATACAAAGCTATAATTGGAGATAAAGAAACCGAAAATACAATCGTACATTGCGGATCTGGAGTAACTGCTTGTCATACTCTATTAGCAATGGATTACGCTGGGCTTCCCATTCCGAAATTATATGTAGGTTCTTGGAGTGAATGGTCGAGAAACGATCGTGAAATGACATTAAAAGAGAATAAATAA
- a CDS encoding DEAD/DEAH box helicase, producing MNKKHHSNNILSNLGIQSLNEMQEMAQDAILNENNVLLLSPTGSGKTLAFLLPILELLQPEILSVQCLILVPSRELGLQIEQVWKKMGTQYKVNICYGGHSIDTEIKNLSNPPAVLIGTPGRIADHIDRDTFRTDKIQTLILDEFDKSLQLGFHEQMSFIIGRLPKVNKRVLVSATSDIEIPKYTRVVNPTVLDFIPEEEEKANLSMKMVVSSSKDKLGSLFNLLCSLKSESAIIFCNHRDAAERISDTLNEKGIYSVYYHGGMDQDERERALIQFRNGSVSYLVTTDLAARGLDIPEMKHVIHYHLPLKEDEFTHRNGRTARMQAIGTAYIIIHESEKQLDYIDYEMAVLNVEGKVSLPNPPQFQTIYISGGKKTKLNKFDIVGFFSQKGKLEKDDLGLIEVKDFVSFAAVKFNKVKELLKNIKDEKMKGKKFKIEVARNVIKKEEEEKRGKY from the coding sequence ATGAATAAAAAACACCATTCCAACAATATACTTTCGAATTTAGGGATTCAGAGTCTGAACGAAATGCAGGAAATGGCGCAAGATGCCATTTTGAACGAAAACAATGTCTTACTACTTTCTCCAACTGGATCTGGAAAGACATTGGCTTTTTTGCTTCCAATTTTAGAATTGTTGCAGCCTGAGATTCTTTCTGTTCAATGTCTAATTTTGGTTCCTTCCCGCGAACTTGGACTTCAAATTGAACAGGTTTGGAAAAAAATGGGAACGCAGTACAAGGTAAATATCTGCTATGGCGGACATTCAATAGACACAGAAATCAAAAATTTAAGCAATCCTCCTGCGGTTTTAATTGGAACGCCAGGAAGAATTGCTGATCATATTGACAGAGATACTTTTAGAACCGATAAAATTCAGACTTTAATTTTAGATGAATTTGATAAATCGCTTCAATTAGGATTTCACGAACAAATGTCTTTCATCATTGGCAGATTACCGAAAGTGAATAAAAGAGTTTTGGTTTCGGCAACTTCCGATATTGAAATTCCGAAATACACACGCGTTGTAAATCCAACAGTTTTAGATTTTATTCCAGAGGAAGAAGAGAAAGCAAATCTTTCGATGAAAATGGTTGTTTCATCTTCTAAAGACAAATTGGGAAGTTTATTCAATTTACTTTGTTCTTTGAAATCAGAATCAGCGATTATTTTTTGCAACCATCGCGATGCTGCAGAACGTATCAGTGATACTTTAAATGAAAAAGGAATCTATTCGGTTTATTATCACGGAGGAATGGATCAGGACGAACGTGAACGTGCCTTGATTCAGTTTAGAAATGGAAGTGTCAGCTATTTGGTCACAACAGATTTAGCGGCCAGAGGTTTGGATATTCCAGAAATGAAACACGTTATTCATTATCATCTGCCTTTAAAAGAAGACGAATTTACGCATAGAAACGGGCGTACAGCGCGTATGCAGGCAATTGGAACAGCTTACATTATCATTCACGAAAGTGAAAAACAGTTGGATTATATTGATTATGAAATGGCAGTTTTAAATGTCGAAGGAAAAGTTTCGCTTCCAAATCCGCCTCAATTTCAAACTATTTATATTAGCGGCGGAAAGAAAACAAAGCTCAATAAATTTGATATTGTTGGATTCTTTTCTCAAAAAGGGAAATTAGAAAAGGACGATTTAGGTTTAATTGAAGTAAAAGATTTTGTTTCGTTTGCTGCCGTAAAATTCAATAAGGTAAAAGAGCTTTTGAAAAATATCAAAGATGAAAAGATGAAAGGCAAGAAATTCAAAATTGAAGTAGCCCGAAACGTCATAAAGAAAGAAGAAGAGGAGAAAAGAGGTAAATATTAG
- a CDS encoding DUF421 domain-containing protein, which yields MKEIFEWNRLLFNELPEIFLLEVIFRSAVMFTILLLTLKLAGKRGVKQLSIFETVIVIALGSAAGDPMFYEDVGIVPAAIVFLVIIILYRGVTWLTGKSKKFEEFIEGKTECLINDGKFSVSSFKKETLAQDEFFSELRIRSIEHLGQVKHAFIETSGEISVFFYEDEEVKHGLPILPMLFNQKSKNIPTDGIYACTFCGHTEEKNAGTAKCKVCQKEEWVEAIDTLRIT from the coding sequence ATGAAAGAAATCTTTGAATGGAATAGATTGTTATTTAACGAATTACCAGAGATTTTTCTTCTGGAAGTAATATTTCGTTCAGCGGTTATGTTTACTATTTTGCTGCTTACATTAAAGCTGGCAGGTAAAAGAGGGGTTAAACAATTATCAATTTTTGAAACCGTAATTGTTATTGCCCTTGGTTCGGCTGCCGGCGATCCAATGTTCTATGAAGATGTTGGAATAGTTCCCGCAGCGATTGTTTTCCTGGTTATCATTATCCTGTATCGCGGTGTAACATGGCTTACTGGAAAGAGTAAAAAATTCGAAGAATTTATAGAAGGTAAAACCGAATGCCTTATCAATGATGGAAAGTTTTCTGTGTCAAGTTTTAAAAAAGAAACTTTGGCGCAGGACGAATTTTTCTCAGAACTGCGTATTCGATCCATAGAGCATTTAGGGCAGGTAAAACATGCTTTTATAGAAACAAGCGGTGAAATAAGCGTCTTTTTTTATGAAGACGAAGAAGTAAAACACGGACTTCCTATTTTACCGATGCTTTTTAACCAAAAAAGCAAAAACATTCCAACTGACGGAATTTACGCTTGTACTTTCTGTGGTCATACCGAAGAAAAAAATGCAGGAACAGCAAAATGTAAAGTCTGTCAAAAAGAGGAATGGGTTGAAGCGATAGATACGCTTAGAATAACATAA
- a CDS encoding PASTA domain-containing protein, translating to MSLRQYLTSRVFFLQLLAAAAIIAVIGYLFMHWLTFTTDHGHEIAVPNLSKLTEEQVEEKLDELDLDYVLLDSVDYRSEFPKYSVVEQDPLPGTKVKVGRKIYIKINASGFSSVKIPDLIEKTYREAVPTLKALGLELGTITYIPNLGKDMVLEMRLKGRNLKVGDRVLKASKIDLVLGDGKASYVDESQTDSTAAEPAETPQDEQ from the coding sequence ATGAGTTTACGTCAGTATTTAACAAGCCGAGTTTTTTTCTTGCAATTGCTTGCGGCCGCAGCTATAATTGCGGTTATAGGTTACTTATTTATGCATTGGTTGACTTTTACAACTGATCACGGACATGAAATAGCTGTTCCGAATTTGTCTAAACTGACTGAGGAACAAGTAGAAGAGAAATTGGATGAACTGGATTTAGACTACGTGCTCCTAGACAGTGTTGATTACAGAAGTGAATTCCCAAAATATAGTGTTGTTGAGCAGGATCCGCTGCCGGGAACTAAAGTAAAAGTGGGAAGAAAAATCTATATTAAGATTAATGCTTCAGGTTTTTCTTCTGTTAAAATTCCTGATTTGATCGAGAAAACATATCGTGAAGCGGTTCCGACTTTAAAAGCTCTAGGGCTTGAACTGGGAACGATTACCTATATTCCGAATCTTGGAAAAGATATGGTATTGGAAATGCGTTTAAAAGGCAGAAATTTAAAAGTAGGAGACCGCGTTTTGAAGGCGTCTAAGATCGATTTGGTTTTAGGTGACGGAAAAGCAAGTTATGTAGATGAAAGCCAGACAGACAGTACAGCAGCTGAGCCTGCAGAAACCCCACAAGATGAACAATAA
- a CDS encoding family 16 glycoside hydrolase: protein MKIKIASVLLLQLFLISCSSTISTVKKEYTLHNSKDLKSDWTINSKEWILKKDTLTGNGSLSPWGVLVSKKELPENYEIDLKVNMTGESLFEIMLNLDKGKYIRTYLYQIDQNIVIGDGVYDKKDDSYGKRGGKTLFKKPMELENNKWYSVKIKVQNKQLFFSIDNKTSLECSLEKSSLNQKGKLGFITNGEVKITGLKIKSL from the coding sequence ATGAAAATTAAAATTGCATCAGTTCTACTTTTACAGCTGTTCTTGATTTCTTGCTCCAGCACGATTTCAACAGTAAAAAAAGAATATACTTTACACAATTCAAAGGACCTAAAATCAGATTGGACCATTAATTCTAAAGAATGGATTCTAAAAAAAGACACTCTTACAGGAAATGGTTCTCTTTCTCCTTGGGGAGTCTTGGTTTCGAAAAAAGAGCTTCCAGAGAATTATGAAATTGATTTAAAAGTCAATATGACAGGAGAATCTTTATTTGAAATAATGCTTAATTTGGATAAAGGAAAATACATTAGAACATACTTGTACCAAATTGATCAAAACATAGTAATTGGCGATGGAGTTTATGATAAAAAAGACGATTCGTATGGTAAACGAGGCGGAAAAACGTTGTTTAAAAAACCAATGGAATTAGAAAACAATAAATGGTATTCCGTTAAAATTAAAGTCCAAAACAAACAATTATTCTTTTCTATAGACAACAAAACTTCTTTAGAATGTTCTCTAGAAAAAAGCAGCTTAAACCAAAAAGGAAAACTAGGTTTTATAACCAACGGTGAAGTAAAAATAACTGGTCTAAAAATCAAATCTCTTTAA